From the Betaproteobacteria bacterium genome, one window contains:
- the smpB gene encoding SsrA-binding protein SmpB — MSIAQNKKAFHDYFIEERFEAGIALEGWEVKSIRAGRIQLAESYVVIKSAEVYLLGAHISPLPTASTHIHPDPTRTRKLLLKADEIRHLIGKVERAGYTLVPLNMHFTRGRIKLEIGLAKGKKQHDKRETIKEREWKVEQQRLLRNRNKA, encoded by the coding sequence ATGAGCATTGCCCAGAACAAGAAGGCGTTCCACGACTATTTCATCGAAGAGCGTTTCGAGGCGGGCATCGCCCTGGAAGGCTGGGAAGTGAAATCCATCCGCGCCGGCCGCATCCAGCTGGCCGAATCGTATGTCGTGATCAAGAGCGCGGAGGTCTATCTGCTGGGCGCGCACATCAGCCCCCTGCCCACCGCATCCACCCACATTCACCCGGACCCCACCCGCACTCGCAAACTGCTGTTGAAGGCCGACGAGATCCGGCATCTCATCGGCAAGGTCGAACGGGCCGGCTACACGCTCGTCCCGCTGAACATGCATTTTACCCGCGGCCGGATCAAGCTGGAGATCGGCCTGGCCAAAGGCAAGAAGCAGCATGACAAGCGCGAGACCATCAAGGAACGCGAGTGGAAGGTGGAGCAGCAGAGGCTGCTGCGGAACCGGAACAAGGCGTGA
- the guaB gene encoding IMP dehydrogenase, which produces MQVIQKALTFDDVLLVPAHSTVLPRDVSLKTRLTRTIELNIPIVSAAMDTVTEARLAIALAQEGGIGIVHKNLTPAAQAAEVAKVKRFECGVVKDPITISPDMTVRNVDALTRQHRISGLPVVENGRVVGIVTNRDLRFETNLDQPIRNIMTPKERLVTVKEGASLEEAMTLLHKYRLERVLVVNGDFELKGLITVKDILKSSEHPNACKDQFGRLRVGAAIGVGADTDERAAALVEAGVDVIIVDTAHGHSQGVIDRVKWVKRNFPQLQVIGGNIATGDAARALLDVGADGVKVGIGPGSICTTRIVAGVGVPQITAIQSVSDALAGTGVPMIADGGIRYSGDVAKAIAAGGDSVMLGGLFAGTEEAPGEIELYQGRSYKSYRGMGSIGAMQQGSSDRYFQDSSAGSNKLVPEGVEGRVPYKGPVTSVIDQLVGGLRAAMGYIGCPTIDDVKRKAQFVEITAAGVKESHVHDVQIVKEAPNYRVD; this is translated from the coding sequence ATGCAAGTGATCCAGAAGGCGCTGACCTTCGACGACGTGCTTCTCGTCCCTGCACATTCCACGGTCCTGCCGCGGGATGTCTCCCTGAAAACCCGCCTCACCCGCACCATCGAGCTCAATATCCCGATCGTGTCCGCCGCCATGGACACCGTCACCGAAGCCCGGCTGGCCATCGCGCTGGCTCAGGAAGGCGGGATCGGCATCGTGCACAAGAACTTGACCCCGGCGGCCCAGGCGGCCGAGGTGGCCAAGGTCAAGCGGTTCGAGTGCGGGGTCGTGAAGGACCCCATCACCATCTCGCCGGACATGACCGTCCGCAACGTGGACGCGCTCACCCGGCAGCACCGGATCTCCGGCCTGCCCGTGGTGGAAAACGGCCGGGTGGTCGGCATCGTGACCAACCGCGATCTCCGGTTCGAGACCAACCTCGACCAGCCCATCCGCAACATCATGACGCCCAAGGAAAGGCTCGTGACGGTCAAGGAAGGGGCGAGCCTCGAAGAAGCGATGACGCTGCTCCACAAGTACCGCCTGGAGCGGGTGCTGGTGGTCAACGGCGATTTCGAGCTGAAGGGTCTCATCACCGTCAAGGACATCCTCAAGTCTTCCGAGCACCCCAACGCCTGCAAGGACCAGTTCGGCCGGCTGCGCGTGGGCGCGGCCATCGGCGTGGGCGCGGATACCGACGAACGCGCCGCCGCCCTGGTGGAAGCGGGCGTGGACGTGATCATCGTCGACACCGCCCACGGGCATTCGCAGGGCGTGATCGACCGGGTGAAGTGGGTCAAGCGCAATTTCCCGCAACTGCAGGTGATCGGCGGCAACATCGCCACGGGCGACGCCGCCCGCGCATTGCTGGACGTGGGCGCCGATGGCGTGAAGGTCGGCATCGGCCCCGGTTCGATCTGCACCACGCGGATCGTGGCCGGCGTGGGCGTGCCGCAGATCACCGCCATCCAGAGCGTGTCCGATGCCCTGGCCGGCACCGGCGTGCCGATGATCGCCGATGGCGGCATCCGCTACTCCGGCGACGTCGCCAAGGCCATCGCGGCCGGCGGTGATTCCGTGATGCTGGGCGGTCTGTTCGCCGGCACCGAGGAAGCTCCGGGCGAGATCGAGCTCTACCAGGGACGCTCGTACAAGTCGTACCGCGGCATGGGGTCCATCGGCGCCATGCAGCAGGGCTCCAGCGACCGCTACTTCCAGGATTCCTCCGCCGGCAGCAACAAGCTGGTGCCGGAGGGCGTGGAAGGGCGCGTGCCGTACAAGGGCCCGGTGACCAGCGTGATCGACCAGCTCGTGGGCGGCCTGCGTGCTGCCATGGGCTACATCGGCTGCCCGACCATCGACGACGTGAAGCGCAAGGCGCAGTTCGTGGAGATCACGGCCGCCGGCGTGAAGGAGTCCCATGTGCACGACGTGCAGATCGTCAAGGAAGCCCCGAACTACCGGGTCGACTGA
- a CDS encoding DUF4124 domain-containing protein — protein sequence MNRTYRAALAATVLSLAATGASAEICRWKDANGRTQYSDTPPAGVVCEGQIKKPRPSSGAAAPAAQPSAGSKNYQELDMEFRKRRTEKEEAEKKAQLQKEAAEQKKAACDEARARVAGLQSGGRVAKYDANGQLQYLGDDDIKKSLADAQRAASEACK from the coding sequence ATGAACCGAACGTACCGGGCGGCCCTGGCCGCCACCGTCCTCAGCCTGGCCGCGACCGGCGCCTCCGCCGAGATCTGCCGCTGGAAGGACGCGAATGGCCGGACCCAGTACTCCGACACGCCTCCCGCCGGGGTCGTCTGCGAAGGACAGATCAAGAAACCCAGGCCTTCGTCAGGTGCCGCCGCCCCCGCGGCGCAACCCTCGGCCGGGTCCAAGAACTACCAGGAACTCGACATGGAGTTCCGCAAGCGGCGCACCGAGAAGGAAGAAGCCGAGAAGAAAGCCCAGTTGCAGAAGGAGGCCGCCGAGCAGAAGAAGGCGGCCTGCGACGAGGCCCGGGCCCGGGTGGCCGGGTTGCAGTCGGGCGGGCGCGTTGCCAAGTACGACGCCAACGGCCAGCTCCAGTACCTGGGCGACGATGACATCAAGAAGTCTCTGGCCGACGCCCAGCGGGCGGCCAGCGAAGCCTGCAAGTAA
- a CDS encoding RnfH family protein, whose product MRVEVIYATPRHQDIREVILQAGATVRDALAASRMAADHPETAELPAGVGIWGRKAELEQRLRDGDRVEIYRPLTADPKDARRMRAQKAEKLAKELAEKRAGTRRQG is encoded by the coding sequence ATGCGCGTGGAGGTGATCTACGCCACGCCCAGGCACCAGGACATTCGCGAGGTGATCCTCCAGGCCGGGGCGACCGTCCGGGATGCGCTGGCGGCTTCCCGGATGGCCGCGGATCATCCCGAGACAGCGGAGTTGCCCGCAGGCGTGGGCATCTGGGGCCGCAAGGCGGAACTCGAACAGCGGCTGCGCGACGGCGACCGGGTCGAGATCTACCGGCCGCTCACCGCGGACCCCAAGGACGCCCGCCGGATGCGGGCGCAGAAGGCAGAAAAGCTGGCGAAAGAGCTGGCGGAGAAACGGGCCGGGACAAGGCGGCAGGGCTGA
- a CDS encoding type II toxin-antitoxin system RatA family toxin, translated as MHEVDRSVLVEYSAEQIYTLVERVEEYPQFLPWCGGTVVEARDEAVTRAAIIIDFKGIKQRFTTANAKQWPRRIDMRLVNGPFKSLDGAWHFHPLAEEACKVQLILRYEFTSRLLEKVVGPVFEHIATTFVDAFVKRAGQVYGPR; from the coding sequence ATGCATGAAGTCGACCGATCGGTTCTCGTGGAGTACTCGGCCGAACAGATCTACACCCTGGTCGAACGGGTGGAGGAATACCCCCAGTTCCTGCCCTGGTGCGGCGGAACGGTGGTGGAAGCGCGCGACGAAGCCGTCACCCGCGCCGCCATCATCATCGATTTCAAGGGCATCAAGCAGCGGTTTACCACCGCCAACGCCAAACAGTGGCCCCGCCGCATCGACATGCGGCTGGTGAACGGGCCCTTCAAGAGCCTGGACGGCGCGTGGCACTTCCACCCGCTGGCCGAAGAGGCCTGCAAGGTGCAGCTCATCCTTCGCTACGAGTTCACCAGCCGTCTGCTGGAGAAGGTGGTGGGACCGGTGTTCGAGCACATCGCCACCACCTTCGTGGACGCCTTCGTCAAGCGGGCGGGTCAGGTCTATGGACCCCGGTGA